The Bdellovibrio bacteriovorus W nucleotide sequence TGCAATCACGTTCATATTTTCAGCCTGCTTCATAGCGCCGTAGTATGCGGCGAAATCCACAGAGTTTTGCAGATTGATTTTATGATGTACCAGAAGGCCAACGTTGATCACCATTGCAAAAAACAAGAACAACACTTGAAAAATAAGTGCCAAAAACAAGGCTACTTGTCCATGACGATTTTTTAAATTCTGCTGGAATGTGCTCGAGTGGTTTAGTCTCATGTCTATATAGTGTGTCTCACTCTCTACGATGAAGCAATAACTCGACCTTGAAAAATTTGACTGTCTAGTTTTGAGATGCGAACATTTTAGGTGATAAAAAAGAGGTCTCGACGATGGTCCGTCTGATAGCATTTCTAATTTCTACTTTCTTAATTTCCCTAGCGGGAAACAATGCTTACGCAGACATTCTGTTTGAAGGTTACTCCAAGGTAACTTCAGAGCAAAAACATATCGGATTCACTATTTCTAGATACGAATTTGATGCAAAGAAGAATCACTTTATCTCTACCTACTTTACAAAAATCGCCGTCGGAAGAAATGAAGTCACCGAAAGCCTTAAGGCCGTCGCTGATTCTGAACTCAATCCTATCAGCTATGAGTACACCCAAGTAGCCGGATCAAATACGAAAACTATCGATGCTAAGTTTAATGGTTTGAAATTTAGCGGTATCATTACCGAGAATGGCAGCACAAAAAAAATTAACAAGAATATCGAAAAGGGAACCTTCCTTTCTACATTCTTGGTCTACCTGATGTTAAAAAGTAAAACGGGATTACAATCAGACACAACTTACGAATACAAAGCGATTGCTGAAGAAGATGGTGAGATTGTCAGTGGCAAAGCCGTCGTGGGAAAGCTAGAAACATTCAATGGAACGTCCACATACAAAATTCTTAACACATTCAAGGACGCCTCCTTTGTAAGTTTTGTCAGCGAACGTGGAGAGGTTTTAGGAACCCAAGCTGACTCCCATGGTATTCACACTCAACTTGTGGCTAAACCAAGTGAAGCCACTCAAGGCTTTAAGATCAGCGAAAGTGTTATGAAAAGTCTTTTTGGTGATTCTCCTAAAGGTCTCACTAACGTTCTTTCCAAACGTTCATCAGAATCCTTGAAGTCTTCAGAACCCATGATTATAAAAAAATCCGACAATCAAAAAATTGGGAAATAGCATGAGCATTAAAGATATTATCGGACAGCATATTTTCATTGGCCTTTCGGGCCATGCTTTAACAAATGATGAAAAGAAATTTATCATCAAAAATAATATCGGTGGTATCTGTCTCTTTGGCAGAAACGTTGATAGCCCAGAACAAGTTCGCGAACTCTGTGCTGAAATTCAAGATCTTCGCCATCAACAAGCAGATAAAGCTCCTCTTTTTATCGGTATCGACATGGAGGGTGGCAGAGTTCATCGCTTAAAAGCCCCATTCACTAAATGGCCAGCACTCAAATATTTGGGCGACCTCGATGCACCGACTGTTTCCTACAACTTTGCCAATGCCATGGGAAAAGAGCTTCGCGCGGTCGGCATTAATTTAGACTTCGCACCTTGCGTAGACATCTTTACCAACCCCAGCAATACCGTCATTGGCGATCGCTCTTTGAGTAGTGACCCTGAGTTGGTTGCTAAGCACGCTTCCGCCCTTGTACGTGGGTACATCAAAGCCGATATCATTACCTGCGCCAAGCACTTCCCTGGCCATGGAAATACTTTGGTGGACAGCCATGAAGATTTGCCTATTGAAAATTTAGACCTTCAAACTTTAGACAATCGCGAGCTTATTCCATTTAAAAGGGCCTTCAAATCTCGCGTAGATATGGTGATGACCTCGCACATTAAGTTTCCAAAAATTGATCCAGATTGGCCAGTCACGCTCTCTGAGAAATTCGTAACAGATATTTTACGCAATGAACTTCGCTATCGCGGTCTCATTATCAGTGACGACCTTGGAATGAAAGCGATGACAGCTCACTATGGTCTTGAAGAAGTTCCTGTGCGCGCACTCAAGGCTGGCGTAGATCTTCTCCTCTATTGCAACGATCCCGATGTTCCGCCTCAAGCCCTAGAAGCTATTCTCTCGGCGACAGCCCAAGGAAGCTTAAGCTCTGATACTCTCTCGGCCTCTCGTCAGCGCATTCTTGAGTTCAAGAGTCAGAAAATAAAGAATCCAGACCCTCTTGCGCTTGATGAAGTTAAAGCCATCGTCGGAAGTGAGGAACACCTTGCTCTTGCTGATGCTATTTCGAAGGGAATCACACCTGAGGGCCTCATTGAGGCTTAGACTCATGCCGAAGTTCAGCGCGACCCTGTAAAAAAGACATTCCTCAAGTCCTCAGAGTAAACACAGACCAGGCAGCCTTGGTCTGACTCTTGTAGATAAGTTCACCGCGAGGTGAATATGTCTTTGCTCGATTTAGATAAAAGCAAACAACTCAGTCTCTTTGATGCGAACTTAAATTCGGCATCTAAGGGCGACGATGTGCAATTGCCACCAATTAAGAAAACTAAAAGCAATGCCCCAAGCTTCCTCACTCTATCGGCAACGGTTCATGCTCTTTGCTTTTTAATGATTTCTGCTCTTTCTATTCCTCTCATCACAAAAGAGGCGCCTGAACTTATACAGTTCGAATTAGAAGAGCCTCTTCAGAGTGCGTTTCCATCCTTAGGAGAGAATGTCCCTGCCACCCAAGGTAGCGCTTCGGCAGCGACAAGCGAATCTCCATCTCAACCTGCTCCGGAGGAGTCATTGCCAGAAAAATCTTTGCCTCCAAAGGTCGCAGCAACTCCTAAAGCAGCTCTGCCTATAACTCAGTCTCCTCCCTTTGCCGCTATGCCTGAAACCGCACAAGCAGTACAACAAGTTGCTACTCAAGAACCCCTCAAACTTCCCGAACTTGAAACGCCCGAACTCGATGGATTGAAAGAGGCGCAAACACTGACAGCCACTCCGGTTGCTTCACGTATTTCTCACGAAAATATTGAAAATGGACTTGAACAAGATTTAATGAATCAAGCACCACCTCAAGAAATGCCGGCGGCTTTTGCTTTAGAACAAGAAAATTCAGAGCTCGAAAGCATGCAAGCCATTCAAGATCTACAAGCTCGTGAAAATGCCGAGATTGCGAACTTAAAAGCGAGTGCACAACAGTCTGCTGAAAGCGCTGCACTAGCACAGAAAGTAGCATCTACCGCAAATAGCTCAGGCGCAATCGCTGGAGAAGGACAGGGGAATAATGGGGAAAATAAGCCTTCTAAGGTATTAGCGGGAACACCCACTGGAGTGCGCAGCCTCGATCAACTTCGACAAATGCCAAACAATCCTAAGCCCTACTATGACCGTGAAGAACGTCGCCGAGGGGACCAAGGAACTGTGAAATTTGTGGCTTTCATCAATAAACTGGGGAAACCAGAAAATTTTAAGCTCATTCAATCATCAGGATATGCAAATTTAGATCAAAAAACCCTGGCTGCTCTGAAGAACTGGCGCTTTCATCCGGGACAAGAAGGCTGGGTAGAATTACCGTTTAAGTGGGATCTCCAAGGTGGAGTTCAAGAAGACGGCGGTTTTTTACGTCGCGTTGGCTCTCGCTAACAAAAGACCCAACTTCCATTGAAGACAAAAAAAAGCCCTTGGCAGAAACCAAGGGCTTTTAAGTATCCGAATTTAAAAGCATTTTATTAATCTTTAAAAAGCTCTTTTGCAGATTTTGTAGAGCCTTTAGTGCGGTCAGCTGCTTTACGCTTCTTACCAGCAGCAGTTTTTTTGCGTTCGCGGATAAACTCTAGTTTTTTTGTTTTAGAAGCCATGATCTCTCCTGATTTTTAACGGAATGAGTTAATTATCAAAACGGAATCTCCAAGTCAACCGAATGCCTATAATCTCCGCTTTTTTCCAGACTTCCCTGATATGCGTAGTTTACGGCAAAGCGAGGGCCCTTAAAGCCGGCTCCAGCTGTTAATATTTCACGTTTGAGTTCTGTATTATTGCCGTATCCGAACCGCGTTATAATAAATCTGTTTAAATAGGTCTCCAAACCCGCCATATACTCGGATTTTGTTGTTAAATCGGCACGAAATCGAACCATGGAGTGGTAAATATAGTTAAATCCCAAGCCAAAATGAGTTTCTGGGCGCAGAGTTTCCGGAATATCCTTATCCTCCCCCATGACATTATAAACAACGGCCGCCCAGCCAATATGGGCCACGGGTGTGTAAAGTAGCCCCAAATCTGCGTTGATGTTGCGGTAGGAGCTCGTAGGGCCCTGAAATTCTAAATAGTGCGCCGTCAAACCCATAGCCCACTTATCTTTTGCAAACTCCGCTAAAGAAAGACTGATATCACTCTCTTTCCACTCTTGTGTCCCTACTCTCAATTTTGTTTTTTGCTTATAGGCAAGAGCAGAAGGAAGAAAACTCTCTGCCGATGAATCTCCTAAAACGACAGCAAAATCATTCTCTGCAAAGTTCCCGTAGAGAAAATGTCCTCTCAAGTGCACAAGTGCTGCTGGATTTAAAAATGCAGCATCTGCTGCTTCAACAGCTGCCCGTCCAGTTCCTGCAGTCGCAGCAGAGATAGATGAATTATACTCTTGGGCATTTGCTAAGTTGGCGATAAGATAAATAATTAAGAAAACAGGATGTTTAACTAAGCTCAAAGGATAGGGCATGAATTTTCACCTCGCAGTTATTGTGAGTGCGTTTTTAGCATTCACATCCTACCAACCCACCTTCGCAAGTGCCAATAATTTTACAGCGAAAGAGATTCGCAGCGGCGATAACCTCATTAAAATTTTACGCGAACATGGCTTTACCACACCTGAAAGAGAAGTCGTCATCTCTAGTCACAAGGGACTGCGCAACATCTTTCTCACATTGGACATGAAATATCTTGTAAGAAAAAATGGCAGTAACATCGAGCTGCGAATTCATGATTCCCAAACAAATGAGTCTTTTAAAATTACAAAATCTAATGGCCGCGTGCTCGCCGGAACTTACAAACCACAATTCAGCACGCGCCTTCATAAAGTGGAAGGGAAGGTCTACGGTTCTCTACTAGGAAGTATTTTAGGAAAAATTAAAAGTAATTGGGTAGCTTCACGTTTTATGGACGCCTATGTCTTTGACATGAAAAACTCAAGAGATGTCAGCCGGGGCGCGAAGTTTTGGCTCGTCGTTGAAAAGCACTATGAAGCAGGACAATTTATTAGATACGGAGAAGTGACAAAAACCTCCCTTGAAATTCGTGGTAATCCCGTAGAAAAGAAGTTTGTTCGCTATAAAAAAGGCGGCGTCTTCTTTAGCTCAAGAGATCTTCTAGAGGATCGCCCCCTCTATGCTCCAGTTGAGTATCTTAAAATTGCCAGTCGCTTTAAGCCAAACCGAATGCATCCAATTACTGGAAAAAGACAGGCACACTTAGGAGTTGATTTCGAACTTCCAACTGGCGATCCCGTTTTTGCTTCCCATTCCGGAAAAGTCCTGCGTCACGGTTACAATCGTGCAGCTGGTAACTATGTCGTCATTCGCCATCGTAACGGAATGGAAAGTTACTATAATCATCTTCACCGGATTGATTCAAAAGTTAAGCGGGGAATGAATATTCGCGCTGGTCAAGTCTTAGGTCAAATTGGCTGCACTGGCTATTGCACCCGTCCCCATCTCCATTTTGCAATCAAAAGAAAAGGACAAATGGTAGATCCACTGAAGTATATCAAATCGTTCCCTCCACAAATGGAGAGAACTCTAGAATCTAAAATTGCGCGTAATTAGTTTGGCTTAGTGCAGACAGATACATAGTGGGCACATTTACTTTTGATAGGTGTGCCAATCTGACTGGTATTTGTCGGAGAATGACATTCTTGAGATGGGTCATAATAGACTTCAGGAATGTTATAAGACTGTAGGTTTTCTTCTTTATAACAAGATGTATGCTTTGGAACCACACAACCCGCAGCTGGATTCACATCCCAGTGATCGGCGCGCAGATGACGACGGAGCTTTGCTAACTCTGCCTTATGGTTGATCATTTGAGCCTGAGTCATTGCTGGGCAATAAGTTGCGGCATCAGCTCTCCGCACAATTGTATAGTACCGGCAATGAAGATCACCGATCTTGTGGCCATTTTCCAAATTGATGACTTCAATACTATCCACAATTCTAGTGGGAACTGATTCATGGACAACAACACCGGAGCCAATAGGTTTTGCGAATAGCAATGAATAAGCTTTACCGTAAGCTCTCGTGGCTGGATATCCAGAGTCAGGGCGAATGCGATAAATTTCTTTAGAGTTATCTAATAAGTAGGTCAAAGCTAAAACCGCGTCGCTTGAGAGAAGCGATCTAAAAGTATCCGCCTGAAACTCATCGGTATTAAAAGTTAACTTTGCTTCAAAGTTTCTTCTCTCTGGCGCAAACGGGAAATAACCTACAGATGTTCCATAATTCGTAAATAGAGTATCAAGCAAAAGTGAGTGAGTCAGATTTGCCGACATAGGAACTACATCCCTATCGATAAGCAAACTGCCATCAGCATAGATATCAGTTAAACTATTTTTCACACGAACGGCCGCAGTCGGAAGCGCTCCTGCATTGGCAGGAGAGTCTGCGAGAATACTTTTATACTGATTTTCTGAAATGGTCGAGTTTCCGTAAATTGGGCTGAAATTACTATTTACGTAATCAAAAAATTCCTGATTAATCCTAACACCGCCCGTATCGTAAGCTCCCAGCATTATTGAGAAGAACCCTCTTGTTCCATAGTTCTTCAAGCTCGGGTCAGCACAAGAATTATAAGTGATTGTATCGACATCAACATCGAATCCAAAAGGAGCCGATTGAACTTTTGACGCAGCTGATGCTCCATACTTTGCTGTTAAAGCAGCATCTGACATGCCGAAGCTTCCAGAACTCTCTAGGTCTGCATCAAATCCAGCCTTGCCACAGTTCTGAAAAAACAACATGAGAACTGCAGAGGATAGCACCCCCAGAGTCACTCTGATATGTTTCTTCGAAATGCTTAAGTTCATTCTCTACTCCCCTATTCAGGCTACCATAGACACTTGTCGGCATATTTTCAAAAAAACAAAAGATCTCACATTGAGAATCTGTAATTTGGCGAGCAGCGATAATGCCCTTAAAAGTTGTATAAATTTGAAACATTTGAGAGTTTGAATGAATGAAAAAAGTTAAAAAGGCCATTATTCCAGCCGCTGGATTGGGAACGCGCTTTCTACCAGCCACTAAGACTGTCCCTAAAGAGATGCTCACGATTGTGGACGCTCCTATTATTCTTTATGTTGTCGAAGAAGCTGTTGAAGCTGGAATCGAAGATATCGTTCTTATTGCGGGTCGCGGTAAGCATGCCATTGAAGATTTTTTTGATACTTCTTATGAATTAGAAGACAAGCTTGCAAAAGATGGTAAAGAAGATCTCCTCGAGCGAGTTACACGAGTCAGGAATAAAGCCAACATCATCAGTATTCGCCAAAAGCAAGCCCTAGGTCTGGGGCACGCTGTTCTAAGTGGCCTCCCAGTGATCGGAAAAGAGCCTTTTGCTGTTCTTCTTGGGGATGAGATTACCATCGGCTTTGATGGTGAGCCCAATGTCACACATCAATTAACTCGTGCCTTTGAAGAAAGTGGAGTTTCCACCGTTTCTGTCATGAAAGTTGATGAAAAGGATGTCTCGAAATACGGAATCGCTGAAGTTGAAGAAAATAGCTCAGGCTCATTTAAAGTCACATCGCTGATTGAGAAACCGAAACCTTCACAGACGAAAAGTCGCTGGGCGCTGCCAGGTCGGTACGTCTTTGATAATAGCATCATGGATATTCTCTCCACAGCTTCTCCGACTCTAAATGGAGAAATTCAACTCACGGATAGCATGAAAGTGTTGTGCCAAGATAAAGGTCTAAATGCGATGACCTTTTCTGCCCATCGCTTTGATGCTGGTGATAAGCTAGGCTATCTGCAAGCGAATATTGAGCTCGCCCTTCGCTCTCCGTCGTTAAATGCAGAGCTAAAGGACTATATTTTAAATTTAGCAGCTCGTTTGAAATAGGATTGAAAATGAAAATTGCAACGATTGCATCAGTACTTCTATTATTTGGCCCACTTGCTTCAGCCTATATTTTGCCGACGCGTACAATATTGCAAAAAACAGTAGAGCATTCTGGAGCTGGAATTTACGCCATTGAGCAAGAAGTGCAATTTTCAAACGGCGACGATAATCTACTTCTTAAGGAGACATGGCTTATTGATGGTGAAAAAATGCGCCTCACCGTTACTGGCGGAAAAGAGTTGCAGAATTCTTTCAAAATTCAATTTGTATACTCTGCAGGGCAGCGCCACAGCCTTGTTGGTAACCAAAAGAAAGCTGAAAAAATTTCTGAAGACTTTATCGAAAAATATCTGAACTTTAGAAATTCTGACTCCTTAGCAAATAACCTTGTTCACCAAAAAATTCTACCCACGGCTGCTCTGGTAAAAAAAGCGCCAGCAAAAACAGCTGCTGAATTTAAATACGAACCTGAGCCTTGGGTGCGCCTCTCAAGAACAGGTGGAGTTGTGAATTACGCGTTTGGTGTTGCAACACCTGTGGACCAAGAACTCAATTACCCCGGTTTATGGATTGAGCAGGATGAGTTTGTAATTCGCAAAATTCGCTTTCCCAATCAGGCTGAAATGAGCGCGCAAAATTACTCACAGTTTGCACGCGGCCTACAGTATCCTCGCCAGAGAACTGTTCGCTGGGGAAATAATACTGTGAATATTCGCCTCATAAGCGCTTCCGCACGCCCAGCAACCAGCGCGAACCTTCTAGCACCCGCTTCACTTGATACAAATACAGTTGTCGATGGAATTCAATCCGCTCCTGCGCGTAATACAGTGATGGAGTTCTACTCGAGGTTCCGATGAGTTCTCACTCTCTTTGGAGAGTCGCTGTTGAAGCTCCGTTATTCGATTCCCTAACTTATAGCTCTGATCTTCCACTACAAAGAGGACAAGCTGTTGTTGTACCTCTTGGTAAACGCAAAGCTAATGGAGTTGTATTAGACGCAACCACAGAGGTGCCCAATTTTGAAGTGCGCTCTGTTGATTCTATCATTGAAGATTATGCTCCACTGCCAGAAACATACGTCCGCTGGATTGAGTGGCTCGCTCAATATTATATGCACCCCGTAGGACAAGTTGCACAGTCTTCATTTCCGCCGCTAAAAAAAGCGACGAAAGAGCGAAAATCCTCTCGTCCTCCAGTCATCCCAGAGTTGAGCGCCGACACGGCTTTACATATGACTGAAGAGCAAGATGCTTGCTTCCAAGCCATTTCAAAACATCAAGAATTTTCAACTCACCTTGTTTTTGGAGTGACCGGATCTGGAAAGACTGAAATCTACTTACGCCTTCTTGAAGAAACACTGAAGTCAGGCAAGCGAGGACTTGTCCTTGTACCTGAGATTTCATTAACACCTCAGCTCATCCAACGGTTCGCTCGTCGCTTCGGAGACAAGATTGCAGCCCTGCACTCTCAACTCACAGATCGCGAAAGAACCAATCAATGGTGGGATATTGTCGATAATAAAAAGTCTATTCTTATCGGCGCACGCTCTGCACTCTTCTGTCCGATTAAAGATTTGGGCCTAATCATTGTCGACGAAGAGCACGAAACTAGCTTCAAACAAGACGAAAAACTAAAATATAACGGACGTGATGCCGCTGTGATGCTGGCCAAGATGATGAACTGCCCAATTGTTTTGGGTTCGGCCACGCCCAGTTTAGAAACATGGAAGAATGCTGTTGAAGGAAAGTATTTTCTTCACACCTTAAAAAAACGTGTCGCCAATCGCTCTCTACCCACAGTTGAAGTTGTCGATTTAAGACAAAACAAAGATGATGACGAGGAAAAAAAGAGAATTAACTCTAGTCATTCATTCCTCCCATTTTGGTTGAGCACTGAACTCTATGAGAATATGAAGCGCACTCTAGAAAAAGGAGATCAGGCAGCCCTTTTTCTCAATCGCAGAGGCGTTGCACAGATGGTTCTCTGCCCTGGATGTGGCTACACATGCGAGTGCCCTAACTGCGATATCTCATTAACTCTGCATGGGCGTACTCATCTTGTATGTCACTACTGTGATTACCATGAAAATCTAAAGGAGCAATGTCCTGAGTGTAAAGAGGGGGAACTTAAGCCTATTGGCCTCGGCACGGAACTCTTAGAACAAGATCTTTCAAAACTTTTTCCAGATAAAAGAGTCGCAAGAGCCGATCGAGACGAAATCCAATCACGTGAAGATCTAGAGGATTTAATCTCTGACATGGAGACCGGTGAGATTGATATTCTCGTTGGCACTCAGATGATTGCTAAAGGGTTGGACTTTCCAAAGCTTAAACTTGTGGGCCTAGTCCTTGCGGATGTTGGCTTTAACCTTCCCGACTTTCGCGCCACAGAAAGAAGCTTTCAGCTAATGACTCAAATGAGTGGGCGAAGTGGCCGCCACGTCCAAGAAGGTGAAGACCCAGGAAAGGTTTTCATCCAAACTTTTAATATTCATCATGAGAGCGTTATCTATGCTCAGACCCACGACTTTGAAGGATTTGCAAAAAATGAACTCGTCACAAGAGAGCAACTGGCTTACCCACCTTATGGGAAGATGATCAGCCTGCGCATTCAAGGTATCCACCTCAATAAAGTCGAGGAAGCAACTCGACTCTTGTCGCGACGAGCTCATGCCTTAAAGGGGCAGTTTGCTCAATATGAGGGAATCGATATTTTAGGTCCTGCTGAGGCTCCGATCGCTAAGCTCCGCAACCAGTACCGCTTTCACTTACTAATAAAGTCGAGACAGCCTCAACTGGCCAATCCTTTTACCCGTCAGCTTCTTGGAAACCAAGACTGGATTCCTTCGGGCGTAAAAATTTTGGTCGACGTTGATCCAATGAGTTTGCTTTAAGCGCCTGCATTTCCTAAAATCATCCTAAGGAAATAAAATGATTCAATGCCCGCGCTGTAACATTCAGGTCACGGAACTACACCCGGTACCACCTGATCTTTATGAAAGAATTAAAGCCTCTGGTGAAGAAGGTCTTCCGCCAGAAGTTTGCGCTGGTTGTATTTCTGATCTTAAAAGAAATGCTGCCTCATCGAGCGGTGGTATTTTACTTCAACAAGAACGCGCCAAAGAACAGCATCGTCTTCAACTCTGGAAGAGTCGCGTAATGCTTATCAAAAAAGCACGCATCTCAATGGGTCAAAAGCAGTACGCCGATGCGGCTGTCGCCTACGAAAAGTATTTAAAAATTCTTGATATCGTTTTTGAAGTAAAAAAAGGCGAACGCCTTCGCCCCGAAGCCTTCAAAGACAGTGCCCGTACTACTGAGTTAACTGTCGTTGCATCTACCTATTGGGATCTGATGCGCATTTATGACTCTCACGAAAAGTATGCCGAGCGCATGATGAATGCAGCAAAACAGCTCGCAATCTTTATTCGTTTTACGCCAATCTATCCTGATATTATTAGAAAAGCAGAGTCTTTCCAGAAAACCGCTAAAAATCCACAAGTTGTTAAACAATTCTTAAAACTAGCTAATAAAGAAAAACCTCGTTGCTTCATTGCCACATCAGCGTTTAACGATGGCTATTGCTGGGAAGTCACTGAGTTGAGAAGTTTCAGAGACTTGCGCTTAAAAAGCTCACGCTTAGGAAGAGCCTCTGTTGCGATTTACTATAAGCTCTCTCCCTCTTTTGCTCGTTTCTTGGACAGACATGACCGGCTTAAACCCGCTATGAGAGCTATTCTCCGCTTGTTGATTAAATGCGTTAGTTGATTTTCTGACTTGGAACTTGCAAAGATCCGACCTTTCGAGCGAAGGTTATGCCATGGCTCATATATACGATTACGCAATTATTGGAAGTGGTTTAACTGGATTAAGTATCGCTGCGACTTTAAGTCGCCATACGGATAACATCGCCTTGATCGAAGCTGCGGATGCTCCATTTGGCTCTAACAAAGTGGTGAACTTTCCAAATGGCCCGATCAACAACGGCCTGCGCTTTATGCCCTCTTCAATTTCTTCTGAGAAATCAATCCGCTTCATTGAGAGCCTGATTGGAAAATCCATCATCAAAGACAGTCGCGAAGACGCACCTGTTACCTACGAGGGCGGCGACTTTAAGACGTTTTTAGGCTTTGGTGATAATCCTCCAGCGTTCTACGAAGAGCTTGCTTATTTCACTCATACAAATCAACTTGAATTATCCGTTCAACCGCACGAATGGACAAAGCTTTTATTTGAACAGTTCAAAGGCGACTTCTTGCCTCGCTCTTACGTGACTAAGTTTAACTCTGAAAACGATCAAGTTACTCACATCACATTGAATGGTTCGAAAAGCCTTCATGCTAAAAACTTCATCTTTACTGGAACCGTGAAAGACTTAGCTATTCTTTTACCAGAAGAAGCTCTTTCGATTCGCAACCGCACGAAACTTTCTAAGAACGCATACTGGACAGGTCTCTGCCTTGATATTTGCCACACTGGTGAAGTTACAGAAAGAACGGCTATGCACGTTCTTAATGGAACAACTCAAGACGAAATCGGCCCTTGCGTTGGAATGTTCCATCCTTCACAAAATATTGATGGTGAAGTTTCACAGAACTCTCAATGGATGACTTTCATTGAAAGCGAACTGACGGAAGATAGCGAAGTGGTCGGCGCGGCTCTTAAGAAAATCAAAAGACAAATCAAACGCGCTTACCCGGAGGCACTTGATAATCTTAAACTCGAAAGAATTTTTGTGACGCCAATTATTTCTGGTCACGGCGATTTAAAGCTCAATGCTAATCTATCGATTCCAAGTCTTGAGAATCTTTGGGTGGGCTCAGCAACTATGCACGAACAAAAAAATCTTGTTGGAGCTATATTGCAAGCCGAAATGATTGTTGCAGCTCTAGGCTTTCAAGATGTCAGCCTAACGACTGACTCAGAGCAACTTGAGACGCAGATTTAGACGTAATCAATGGGAAGGGAAAAGTTAAAAGACGTCCCTTCCCCAAAAGTACTCTCCACAGTGATACTCCCCCCCATCAGCTCTATAAGACTCTTTGAGATCATCAATCCAAGGCCTGAGCCACCGTACTTTCTAGAGATCGAAGCGTCCTCCTGATAAAAAGATGTAAATAAGTTCTCCAGACTATCTTCTTTAATCCCCTTGCCCGTATCTCTCACTGACCAAAGAGTATGATTCGTTTTCTCA carries:
- a CDS encoding primosomal replication factor Y (COG1198 Primosomal protein N' (replication factor Y) - superfamily II helicase): MSSHSLWRVAVEAPLFDSLTYSSDLPLQRGQAVVVPLGKRKANGVVLDATTEVPNFEVRSVDSIIEDYAPLPETYVRWIEWLAQYYMHPVGQVAQSSFPPLKKATKERKSSRPPVIPELSADTALHMTEEQDACFQAISKHQEFSTHLVFGVTGSGKTEIYLRLLEETLKSGKRGLVLVPEISLTPQLIQRFARRFGDKIAALHSQLTDRERTNQWWDIVDNKKSILIGARSALFCPIKDLGLIIVDEEHETSFKQDEKLKYNGRDAAVMLAKMMNCPIVLGSATPSLETWKNAVEGKYFLHTLKKRVANRSLPTVEVVDLRQNKDDDEEKKRINSSHSFLPFWLSTELYENMKRTLEKGDQAALFLNRRGVAQMVLCPGCGYTCECPNCDISLTLHGRTHLVCHYCDYHENLKEQCPECKEGELKPIGLGTELLEQDLSKLFPDKRVARADRDEIQSREDLEDLISDMETGEIDILVGTQMIAKGLDFPKLKLVGLVLADVGFNLPDFRATERSFQLMTQMSGRSGRHVQEGEDPGKVFIQTFNIHHESVIYAQTHDFEGFAKNELVTREQLAYPPYGKMISLRIQGIHLNKVEEATRLLSRRAHALKGQFAQYEGIDILGPAEAPIAKLRNQYRFHLLIKSRQPQLANPFTRQLLGNQDWIPSGVKILVDVDPMSLL
- a CDS encoding hypothetical protein (COG1233 Phytoene dehydrogenase and related proteins), which encodes MAHIYDYAIIGSGLTGLSIAATLSRHTDNIALIEAADAPFGSNKVVNFPNGPINNGLRFMPSSISSEKSIRFIESLIGKSIIKDSREDAPVTYEGGDFKTFLGFGDNPPAFYEELAYFTHTNQLELSVQPHEWTKLLFEQFKGDFLPRSYVTKFNSENDQVTHITLNGSKSLHAKNFIFTGTVKDLAILLPEEALSIRNRTKLSKNAYWTGLCLDICHTGEVTERTAMHVLNGTTQDEIGPCVGMFHPSQNIDGEVSQNSQWMTFIESELTEDSEVVGAALKKIKRQIKRAYPEALDNLKLERIFVTPIISGHGDLKLNANLSIPSLENLWVGSATMHEQKNLVGAILQAEMIVAALGFQDVSLTTDSEQLETQI